The following nucleotide sequence is from bacterium.
ATCAAGTTCTATCTCGATGGCGACACGCAGTTCCCGACGATCTGCGGTACCGGCACGGAGGACTACTTCGGGGGAGCCTGGGGCTTCGGGGACACCTTCAGCACGGCCTTCCTGGGCTACCCGCTGTGGCAGAAGGAGCCGGGACGGGTCCCCAAGCATGGCCTGTACCGCTGGCACGTCATGGACCCGATCCGCTTCGACGAGGACCTGAAGGTCACGATGCAGGAGCTGGGCTGGTGGCCCAACGGGCAGTTCCAGCCGCTGACCGATGACATCGCCTCGGTACGATACTGGTACCAGTCCGAGCCGCACGCGGCCTTCCCGGCCATGCCGCCGCCACCGGCGCGCTGGAGCCGTTAGGAGCGCGGCTCGCCAGAGCCGCAAACGAATGAGGGGCAGAGACACTTCCCGTGACGAACGTCGGCTGACGTCCGCACCAGGCCGCCGGGAAGGCTCTGTCCCTCGTCCCCATTTTACTCCCAAATGGGCACTATTGTTCCAGCTTTTCCTGCAATTCCCTCATCCGGCGCTCAAGCCTGCTGCCCCGTAGGGCGTTCGTCAGGTCCCCGCGCGTGCGCTCGATCAGCCCCCGCGCCGCGTCCGACCGACCCCGCAATCCCTGTGAGATCGCGTTCGGGTAGTCGAAGCTCATGATCGTCTGATAGATGCTGTCCATGGCCTCGAGGTACCGCTCGGCCTCCTCGACACGGTCCATGCGGACCAGATCGAGCACGTGCCGTCGCAGCTCCCCCACGACTTCGGCCAGGCCGTTGATCCAGGCCACGGGGTAGACGCCCAACTCCTCGGGCGTCGGCAGCGCCTCATCACTCAGCGCCGCCAGCACCATGGCCGCCTCGCAGTACTCCTTCTCCGAGTCGTGGACGAAGCCGCCGAAACGCAACTCCGGCGAGTCGGCCACGGCGGCGAGCATCTCATGGGTCAGCTTCCGCGCCTCGGCGAGCTGCTCGCGCGCCTGCGGCATCTCCTGCCGGTGGGCGTGCTTGATGGCCACTGACGATGCCCGCACCACTTGCCGCGACAGCACATAGGCCTGCTCGCGCGCATGGTCCAGGGCATCGCAGTACTCGCGCAGCCCGTCAACAATCTCGTCCAGTCGTGATAGCATGTCCACCTCGTAGCGGCGCGGTTCATCGCGCCCGGTCCAGTGTGGCCCAACGTCCAGCGCGATGAATCGCGCCCCTACCGGGCCAGCTCAGCACCCAGGCGAATGGCCTGAACATTCAGCGGCAGGTACTTGTGGTGGCGTTCCGGGAGCACGGTGCTCAGGGCTCGCTCCAGGGCCTCGACCGGCACCATCCCGGAGGCCGCCACGTAGGCCCCCAGCATCACCATGTTGGCGATGCGCTCGTTGCCGATCTCGATCGCCTTGTCAGTGGCCGGAATCCACACGGCGTGCACATCCTCACGCGGCACCTGGCGCACCAGCGTCGCGTTGAGGACCACCAGCCCACCGTCCTTCAGCCGGGCCAGGTTCCCATCCACCGAGAGCTGGTCCATCAGCAGCATGGAGGCCGGGCGGCCCGAGATCGGGCTGCCGACCACGCCGTCGGAGGCCACGACCGTGCAGGTTGTCGAGCCCCCACGCACCTCGGGGCTGTAGATCGGGAAGTACGACACCTGCAGGCCTTGCTCGCTGGCGGCCTGCACCAGAAGCTGGCCGATGAGCAGGACGCCCTGCCCGCCGGTGCCCGCCATGAAGACCTCATTGCGCATGGCCATCCCCCTCTCCCCAGTCCTTGAAGACGCCCGGCGGATAGACCGGCAGCATGTGGTCGCGCAGCCATTCCATCGCCTCGAGCGGCGGCTTCTGCCACCAGGTCGGGCAGGTGCTGACCAACTCGACCAGGGAGAAGCCCTTGCCCGCCACCTGCGTCTCGAAGCCCCGCCGGATGCGCCGCTTGGCGTTGCGGATGGCCTTCG
It contains:
- a CDS encoding 2-oxoacid:acceptor oxidoreductase family protein, whose product is MAMRNEVFMAGTGGQGVLLIGQLLVQAASEQGLQVSYFPIYSPEVRGGSTTCTVVASDGVVGSPISGRPASMLLMDQLSVDGNLARLKDGGLVVLNATLVRQVPREDVHAVWIPATDKAIEIGNERIANMVMLGAYVAASGMVPVEALERALSTVLPERHHKYLPLNVQAIRLGAELAR